Proteins found in one Leptospira ellinghausenii genomic segment:
- a CDS encoding ABC transporter ATP-binding protein: protein MIPVLQNINLQIPAKQFVTLMGPSGSGKSTLLNILSAIETADEGSVRIFGQEMVGATESKLTEYRRDKIGIVFQFFHLFPYLTAVENVSIPLLLAGKSKQYAEKKSKEILDIVGLNHRWNFTPKEMSGGEKQRVSIARSIVHEPKIIFGDEPTGNLDSKSSEQVLELFQKCVSDLGITVFIVTHNEEIGKSGNSNYHMLDGSLIKK, encoded by the coding sequence ATGATTCCCGTGTTACAGAACATCAACCTACAAATTCCTGCAAAACAATTCGTTACACTCATGGGACCTTCTGGGAGTGGAAAATCCACTCTTTTGAATATCCTTTCAGCCATCGAAACGGCTGATGAGGGAAGTGTTCGAATTTTTGGCCAAGAAATGGTAGGTGCAACGGAAAGTAAGCTAACGGAATACAGGAGAGACAAAATCGGAATAGTTTTCCAGTTTTTTCATTTATTTCCCTACCTCACTGCTGTGGAAAATGTTTCAATCCCACTCCTTCTAGCAGGAAAGAGTAAACAATACGCTGAGAAAAAATCAAAGGAAATTCTGGATATCGTAGGTTTAAACCATCGGTGGAATTTTACACCTAAAGAAATGTCAGGAGGTGAAAAACAAAGAGTATCGATTGCTAGATCCATTGTTCATGAACCAAAGATCATTTTTGGAGATGAGCCTACAGGAAACCTAGATTCAAAATCCTCCGAACAAGTATTAGAATTATTCCAAAAGTGTGTCTCTGATTTAGGCATCACAGTTTTCATAGTAACTCACAATGAAGAAATAGGAAAATCAGGAAACTCAAACTATCATATGTTAGATGGATCTTTGATCAAAAAATGA